The following proteins are encoded in a genomic region of Salminus brasiliensis chromosome 25, fSalBra1.hap2, whole genome shotgun sequence:
- the dpp4 gene encoding dipeptidyl peptidase 4 isoform X2 yields the protein MNAWKIALAVFGAAVVVTLIAVPTVLFLNGKEEDSKRTFTLNDYFNSTIRARAYNLRWLSDSEYLHKLANGSVLLFDLYTGSEREFLKHQQFDQVEAFDYMVSADRKFVCFLSNYTKLWRHSFSASYSIFDHDKGDFITTDIPHDVQYLAWAPAGHRLAYVWMYNVYVKASPTSPSQQVTFTGLHNKILNGIPDWVYEEEMFSTNHALWWSPTGRYVAFAEFNETDVHSIEYSWYGEGQYPETVIIPYPKAGTPNPTVRLFVANATDVSRIMEVVVPSAVGAVEHYLSTVTWATDERMAVQWQNRTQSYVTLQLYELSGNTWEATTGINVVSKTGWVGRFSPSNPVFRPDGSSCYYIMSDANGFKHIHHISGNTSASVTSGRWEVISILKVTNSSVYYVSNEYNGHPGQRNVYRISIEGSTHSQPTCLTCTVAEDRCKYNSASFSTEGTFYRMDCSGPGLPLYTLRDSRGAGSEVKVLEDNENLDSILQDIGMPTVTHGTIKIGEFELWYQMTLPPNFDKSKKYPLLIDVYAGPCSQKSDFRFQIGWTTFLASTEKVIVASFDGRGSGFQGDKIMHSIYRRLGTYEVEDQITAARHFGSLGFVDKEKIAIWGWSYGGYVTSMVLGADSGVFKCGMAVAPVSKWEYYDSIYTERYMLTPAENQAFYDNSTVTGRAENFRSVQYLLVHGTADDNVHFQQAAQISKALVDKQVDFDSMWYTDEDHSLGGSANQHVYTHMSHFLKSCFA from the exons ATG AACGCCTGGAAGATCGCCCTTGCTGTGTTCGGGGCGGCTGTGGTGGTCACTCTGATCGCTGTCCCGACCGTCCTGTTTCTGAATG GGAAGGAAGAAGACTCTAAGAGGACCTTTACTTTGAACGACTACTTCAACAGCACCATCAGGGCCAGGGCCTACAACCTGCGCTGGCTGTCTG ATTCAGAGTATCTGCATAAGCTGGCAAACGGATCGGTCCTGCTGTTTGACCTCTATACGGGAAGCGAGCGGGAGTTCCTGAAACACCAGCAGTTT GATCAAGTGGAGGCCTTCGATTACATGGTGTCAGCTGACCGCAAGTTTGTTTGCTTTCTGAGTAACTACACAAAG CTCTGGAGACACTCCTTCTCCGCCTCCTACTCCATCTTCGACCACGATAAAGG TGATTTCATCACTACGGACATCCCTCATGACGTCCAGTATCTGGCCTGGGCTCCAGCTGGCCACCGACTG GCCTACGTGTGGATGTATAATGTCTATGTGAAGGCCAGCCCGACCTCACCATCACAGCAAGTGACCTTCACTGGGCTTCACAACAAAATCCTGAATGGCATTCCTGACTGGGTGTATGAAG AGGAGATGTTCTCCACAAACCACGCCCTGTGGTGGTCTCCAACGGGCAGGTACGTGGCCTTCGCCGAGTTCAATGAAACTGACGTCCACAGCATTGAGTACTCTTGGTATGGAGAGGGCCAGTACCCGGAAACAGTCATCATTCCGTATCCTAAG GCAGGAACCCCAAACCCAACAGTGCGCCTGTTTGTGGCCAATGCCACAGACGTGTCCAGAATTATGGAGGTTGTCGTGCCAAGTGCTGTCGGGGCAGT AGAGCATTACCTGAGCACTGTCACTTGGGCGACGGACGAAAGAATGGCCGTTCAGTGGCAAAACCGGACCCAAAGCTACGTGACTCTACAGCTGTACGAACTCAGCGGCAACACCTGGGAAGCAACCACA gGAATTAACGTGGTGAGCAAGACAGGCTGGGTTGGACGG TTTTCCCCGAGCAATCCCGTTTTTCGGCCAGACGGCTCCAGCTGTTACTACATCATGAGCGACGCAAATGGCTTCAAGCACATTCATCACATCAGCGGA aatACTTCAGCATCTGTAACATCTGGCAGATGGGAGGTCATTAGCATTCTCAAGGTGACCAACAGTTCAGT GTATTACGTGAGTAACGAGTACAACGGTCATCCGGGGCAGAGGAATGTTTACAG AATATCCATAGAAGGCTCCACTCATTCTCAACCCACCTGCCTCACCTGTACTGTGGCCGAGGACAGGTGCAAATATAACTCCGCCTCCTTCAGCACCGAGGGCACCTTCTACAGAATGGACTGCTCAG GTCCGGGGCTTCCCTTGTACACTCTAAGGGACAGTCGAGGTGCTGGCTCAG aggTCAAGGTTCTCGAGGACAATGAAAACCTGGACTCAATTCTCCAGGACATCGGCATGCCCACGGTTACACACGGCACCATAAAGATCGGCGAGTTTG AGCTCTGGTACCAGATGACCCTTCCTCCGAACTTCGACAAGTCCAAAAAATACCCTCTACTTATTGACGT CTATGCCGGCCCTTGCAGTCAGAAGTCCGACTTCCGGTTCCAGATTGGCTGGACGACGTTCCTGGCCAGCACAGAGAAAGTCATCGTGGCCAGCTTTGATGGCAGAGGGAGTGGTTTCCAAGGAGATAAGATAATGCACTCCATTTACAGGCGTCTGGGCACCTATGAAGTGGAGGACCAGATCACCGCTGCCAG ACATTTCGGCAGTCTGGGCTTCGTCGATAAAGAGAAGATCGCAATCTGGGGTTGG TCCTACGGAGGCTATGTCACTTCCATGGTCCTGGGAGCCGACAGCGGGGTGTTCAAATGCGGCATGGCCGTCGCACCAGTGTCGAAATGGGAATATTATG ACTCTATTTACACGGAGCGCTACATGCTGACTCCAGCAGAAAACCAGGCCTTCTATGAC AATTCCACAGTGACGGGCCGGGCCGAGAACTTCAGATCTGTCCAGTACCTGCTGGTGCACGGCACGGCGGACG acaaCGTCCACTTCCAGCAAGCTGCCCAGATCTCCAAAGCTCTTGTCGACAAACAAGTGGACTTTGATTCAATG TGGTACACGGACGAGGACCACAGTCTTGGAGGATCTGCCAATCAGCATGTGTATACGCATATGAGTCACTTCCTGAAGAGCTGCTTTGCCTGA
- the dpp4 gene encoding dipeptidyl peptidase 4 isoform X1 translates to MDKVELPPPLQQNAWKIALAVFGAAVVVTLIAVPTVLFLNGKEEDSKRTFTLNDYFNSTIRARAYNLRWLSDSEYLHKLANGSVLLFDLYTGSEREFLKHQQFDQVEAFDYMVSADRKFVCFLSNYTKLWRHSFSASYSIFDHDKGDFITTDIPHDVQYLAWAPAGHRLAYVWMYNVYVKASPTSPSQQVTFTGLHNKILNGIPDWVYEEEMFSTNHALWWSPTGRYVAFAEFNETDVHSIEYSWYGEGQYPETVIIPYPKAGTPNPTVRLFVANATDVSRIMEVVVPSAVGAVEHYLSTVTWATDERMAVQWQNRTQSYVTLQLYELSGNTWEATTGINVVSKTGWVGRFSPSNPVFRPDGSSCYYIMSDANGFKHIHHISGNTSASVTSGRWEVISILKVTNSSVYYVSNEYNGHPGQRNVYRISIEGSTHSQPTCLTCTVAEDRCKYNSASFSTEGTFYRMDCSGPGLPLYTLRDSRGAGSEVKVLEDNENLDSILQDIGMPTVTHGTIKIGEFELWYQMTLPPNFDKSKKYPLLIDVYAGPCSQKSDFRFQIGWTTFLASTEKVIVASFDGRGSGFQGDKIMHSIYRRLGTYEVEDQITAARHFGSLGFVDKEKIAIWGWSYGGYVTSMVLGADSGVFKCGMAVAPVSKWEYYDSIYTERYMLTPAENQAFYDNSTVTGRAENFRSVQYLLVHGTADDNVHFQQAAQISKALVDKQVDFDSMWYTDEDHSLGGSANQHVYTHMSHFLKSCFA, encoded by the exons ATGGACAAAGTGGAACTGCCCCCCCCGCTGCAGCAG AACGCCTGGAAGATCGCCCTTGCTGTGTTCGGGGCGGCTGTGGTGGTCACTCTGATCGCTGTCCCGACCGTCCTGTTTCTGAATG GGAAGGAAGAAGACTCTAAGAGGACCTTTACTTTGAACGACTACTTCAACAGCACCATCAGGGCCAGGGCCTACAACCTGCGCTGGCTGTCTG ATTCAGAGTATCTGCATAAGCTGGCAAACGGATCGGTCCTGCTGTTTGACCTCTATACGGGAAGCGAGCGGGAGTTCCTGAAACACCAGCAGTTT GATCAAGTGGAGGCCTTCGATTACATGGTGTCAGCTGACCGCAAGTTTGTTTGCTTTCTGAGTAACTACACAAAG CTCTGGAGACACTCCTTCTCCGCCTCCTACTCCATCTTCGACCACGATAAAGG TGATTTCATCACTACGGACATCCCTCATGACGTCCAGTATCTGGCCTGGGCTCCAGCTGGCCACCGACTG GCCTACGTGTGGATGTATAATGTCTATGTGAAGGCCAGCCCGACCTCACCATCACAGCAAGTGACCTTCACTGGGCTTCACAACAAAATCCTGAATGGCATTCCTGACTGGGTGTATGAAG AGGAGATGTTCTCCACAAACCACGCCCTGTGGTGGTCTCCAACGGGCAGGTACGTGGCCTTCGCCGAGTTCAATGAAACTGACGTCCACAGCATTGAGTACTCTTGGTATGGAGAGGGCCAGTACCCGGAAACAGTCATCATTCCGTATCCTAAG GCAGGAACCCCAAACCCAACAGTGCGCCTGTTTGTGGCCAATGCCACAGACGTGTCCAGAATTATGGAGGTTGTCGTGCCAAGTGCTGTCGGGGCAGT AGAGCATTACCTGAGCACTGTCACTTGGGCGACGGACGAAAGAATGGCCGTTCAGTGGCAAAACCGGACCCAAAGCTACGTGACTCTACAGCTGTACGAACTCAGCGGCAACACCTGGGAAGCAACCACA gGAATTAACGTGGTGAGCAAGACAGGCTGGGTTGGACGG TTTTCCCCGAGCAATCCCGTTTTTCGGCCAGACGGCTCCAGCTGTTACTACATCATGAGCGACGCAAATGGCTTCAAGCACATTCATCACATCAGCGGA aatACTTCAGCATCTGTAACATCTGGCAGATGGGAGGTCATTAGCATTCTCAAGGTGACCAACAGTTCAGT GTATTACGTGAGTAACGAGTACAACGGTCATCCGGGGCAGAGGAATGTTTACAG AATATCCATAGAAGGCTCCACTCATTCTCAACCCACCTGCCTCACCTGTACTGTGGCCGAGGACAGGTGCAAATATAACTCCGCCTCCTTCAGCACCGAGGGCACCTTCTACAGAATGGACTGCTCAG GTCCGGGGCTTCCCTTGTACACTCTAAGGGACAGTCGAGGTGCTGGCTCAG aggTCAAGGTTCTCGAGGACAATGAAAACCTGGACTCAATTCTCCAGGACATCGGCATGCCCACGGTTACACACGGCACCATAAAGATCGGCGAGTTTG AGCTCTGGTACCAGATGACCCTTCCTCCGAACTTCGACAAGTCCAAAAAATACCCTCTACTTATTGACGT CTATGCCGGCCCTTGCAGTCAGAAGTCCGACTTCCGGTTCCAGATTGGCTGGACGACGTTCCTGGCCAGCACAGAGAAAGTCATCGTGGCCAGCTTTGATGGCAGAGGGAGTGGTTTCCAAGGAGATAAGATAATGCACTCCATTTACAGGCGTCTGGGCACCTATGAAGTGGAGGACCAGATCACCGCTGCCAG ACATTTCGGCAGTCTGGGCTTCGTCGATAAAGAGAAGATCGCAATCTGGGGTTGG TCCTACGGAGGCTATGTCACTTCCATGGTCCTGGGAGCCGACAGCGGGGTGTTCAAATGCGGCATGGCCGTCGCACCAGTGTCGAAATGGGAATATTATG ACTCTATTTACACGGAGCGCTACATGCTGACTCCAGCAGAAAACCAGGCCTTCTATGAC AATTCCACAGTGACGGGCCGGGCCGAGAACTTCAGATCTGTCCAGTACCTGCTGGTGCACGGCACGGCGGACG acaaCGTCCACTTCCAGCAAGCTGCCCAGATCTCCAAAGCTCTTGTCGACAAACAAGTGGACTTTGATTCAATG TGGTACACGGACGAGGACCACAGTCTTGGAGGATCTGCCAATCAGCATGTGTATACGCATATGAGTCACTTCCTGAAGAGCTGCTTTGCCTGA